A genomic stretch from Thauera sp. GDN1 includes:
- a CDS encoding PaaI family thioesterase, which translates to MRPEMPQFQPRDPGYAERVRTSFGLQQAMGLIGAEMAVVEPGYVEIHLPHKPEITQQHGFIHGGVVGMIADSAAGYAANTLTPADASVLTVEYKMNLVAPADGQRLVARGEVVRPGRTLIVTRADVYAIRDEQWTLCAIMQQTIMAMHGKKEREG; encoded by the coding sequence ATGCGACCCGAGATGCCGCAGTTCCAGCCCCGTGACCCGGGCTACGCCGAGCGTGTGCGCACGAGCTTCGGCCTGCAGCAGGCGATGGGCCTGATCGGTGCCGAGATGGCGGTGGTCGAGCCCGGCTACGTCGAGATCCACCTGCCGCACAAGCCCGAGATCACCCAGCAGCACGGCTTCATTCACGGCGGCGTGGTGGGCATGATCGCCGACTCGGCGGCGGGTTATGCGGCCAACACCCTGACCCCGGCCGACGCCAGCGTGCTGACGGTCGAGTACAAGATGAACCTGGTCGCGCCCGCCGACGGCCAGCGCCTGGTGGCGCGCGGCGAGGTGGTGCGCCCGGGGCGCACGCTGATCGTGACCCGCGCCGACGTCTATGCGATCCGCGACGAGCAATGGACCCTGTGTGCCATCATGCAGCAGACGATCATGGCCATGCACGGCAAGAAGGAGCGCGAGGGCTGA
- a CDS encoding MerR family DNA-binding transcriptional regulator, with protein MADEQTYTITELAREFDITPRAIRFYEDQGLLTPARAGRARVYTKADRTRLKLTLRGKRLGLSLAEIRELLDMYGGVRNSAPQLQRFLKVLAVRRAAMEQQRRDIEAVLEEIDMLECQCEALLGDNAEGAAAARAELVRRIDRASVG; from the coding sequence ATGGCCGACGAGCAAACCTACACCATCACCGAACTCGCCCGCGAATTCGACATCACCCCGCGCGCGATTCGCTTCTACGAGGACCAGGGGTTGCTGACCCCGGCCCGCGCCGGGCGCGCCCGCGTCTATACCAAGGCCGATCGTACCCGCCTGAAGCTGACCCTGCGCGGCAAGCGCCTCGGCCTGTCGCTGGCCGAGATCCGCGAGCTGCTCGACATGTACGGCGGCGTGCGCAACTCCGCGCCCCAGCTGCAGCGCTTTCTCAAGGTGCTGGCCGTGCGCCGCGCGGCCATGGAACAGCAGCGCCGCGACATCGAGGCCGTGCTCGAGGAGATCGACATGCTCGAGTGCCAGTGCGAGGCCCTGCTCGGCGACAACGCCGAAGGGGCCGCGGCGGCGCGCGCGGAGCTGGTCCGTCGCATCGATCGCGCGAGCGTCGGCTGA
- a CDS encoding MBL fold metallo-hydrolase, with product MHTNQASAPTEPHYPFDALPEAGTSLEVAPGVRWVRMRLPFALDHINLWLLDDGERVVAVDCGYASAETQAAWDAVLAADGRPLERVIVTHHHPDHIGLATWLAARDGASIHMTQGEFLAAQAVWHQLPGYSIVDMLDQFHRHGLHDERHEALATRGNAYRRGAPEIPGRYHRLFDGDELRIGAHTWRIVVGFGHAPEHASLYCAELGVLISGDMLLPRISTNVSVYAATPYDDPLGWFLRSLRELCNIPDDTLVLPSHGKPFKGIRSRVDQLVAHHRERCEVLLAACDTPRTAAELLPTLFPRPLDTHQVMFAMGEAIAHLNHLESQGMLARQVDADGLIRFTPCR from the coding sequence ATGCACACGAACCAGGCCAGCGCGCCGACCGAACCCCACTACCCCTTCGACGCCCTGCCGGAAGCCGGCACCAGCCTCGAGGTCGCGCCCGGCGTGCGCTGGGTGCGCATGCGCCTGCCGTTCGCGCTCGACCACATCAACCTGTGGCTGCTCGACGACGGCGAGCGCGTGGTCGCCGTCGACTGCGGCTACGCCTCGGCCGAGACCCAGGCCGCCTGGGACGCGGTACTCGCCGCCGACGGCCGGCCGCTCGAGCGCGTCATCGTCACCCATCACCACCCCGACCACATCGGGCTGGCCACCTGGCTGGCGGCGCGCGACGGCGCCAGCATCCACATGACCCAGGGCGAATTCCTCGCCGCGCAGGCGGTGTGGCACCAGCTTCCGGGCTACTCGATCGTGGACATGCTCGACCAGTTCCACCGCCACGGCCTGCACGACGAGCGCCACGAGGCGCTGGCCACCCGCGGCAACGCCTATCGGCGCGGCGCGCCGGAGATTCCCGGCCGCTACCACCGCCTGTTCGACGGCGACGAGCTGCGCATCGGCGCCCACACCTGGCGCATCGTGGTCGGCTTCGGCCATGCGCCCGAGCATGCCAGCCTGTACTGCGCCGAGCTCGGCGTGCTGATCTCGGGCGACATGCTGCTGCCGCGCATCTCCACCAATGTCAGCGTGTATGCCGCCACCCCCTACGACGACCCGCTGGGCTGGTTTCTGCGCTCACTGCGGGAATTGTGCAACATCCCCGACGACACGCTCGTGCTACCATCTCACGGCAAACCTTTCAAGGGTATTCGATCAAGAGTGGATCAACTCGTCGCGCATCACCGCGAGCGCTGCGAGGTGCTGCTGGCAGCCTGCGACACGCCACGCACGGCTGCAGAGTTGCTGCCGACGCTGTTCCCTCGCCCGCTCGATACCCATCAGGTCATGTTCGCCATGGGGGAGGCCATCGCCCACCTCAACCACCTCGAGAGCCAGGGAATGCTCGCGAGGCAGGTCGATGCGGACGGCCTGATCCGTTTCACCCCTTGCCGCTAA
- the phaC gene encoding class I poly(R)-hydroxyalkanoic acid synthase, translating into MAAPNTETPKAELPDPQEVAKTYAEVARRASHLISDHVHRQLKKGVSTPADELGIAQAFMDMMAKLLANPYKLAQAQMNLVWDYFSLWQHSMMRVAGLSAAPVAAPEKTDKRFKDEEWEEHFLFDFIKQSYLIAARHIHDTVCCVDGLDEQTQKKVNFYTRQYIDALSPSNFAITNPEVFRETVKSHGQNLLKGLNNLLRDVEEGGGNLRVKMTDTTAFELGKNVATTPGKVVFQTEMMQLVQYTPSTDKVLKKPLLIVPPWINKFYILDLREKNSYIKWAVDQGHTVFVISWVNPDERLAEKSFDAYVKEGVIAALDAIEQQTGEKEVNAAGYCLGGTLLATTLAYLSAKRQKRIASATFFTTMTDFTDPGELGVFIDEGQVTSLEKKMFERGYLEGSEMAGTFNMLRANDLIWSFVVNNYLLGKDPFPFDLLYWNSDSTRMPAAMHSFYLRKMYMENRLIEPGGIEIDGTPIDLGKIKVPCYFISTIEDHIAPWKSTYMGARRFGGPVRFVLGGSGHIAGIVNPPAANKYGYWLNSAAKLAETADAWFEGSQQHPGSWWTDWQSWVTAHDSEQTDARDPAKGKLKALEDAPGSFVKLRIDATQLAA; encoded by the coding sequence ATGGCTGCACCCAACACCGAGACCCCGAAGGCCGAACTGCCCGATCCGCAGGAAGTCGCCAAGACCTACGCCGAGGTCGCCCGCCGCGCCTCGCACCTGATCAGCGACCACGTCCATCGCCAGCTCAAGAAAGGCGTGTCGACGCCGGCCGACGAACTCGGCATCGCCCAGGCCTTCATGGACATGATGGCCAAGCTGCTCGCCAACCCCTACAAGCTCGCCCAGGCGCAGATGAACCTGGTGTGGGACTACTTCTCGCTGTGGCAGCACTCGATGATGCGCGTCGCCGGCCTCAGCGCCGCCCCGGTCGCCGCCCCCGAGAAGACCGACAAGCGCTTCAAGGACGAGGAGTGGGAAGAGCACTTCCTGTTCGACTTCATCAAGCAGTCCTACCTGATCGCCGCGCGTCACATCCATGACACCGTGTGCTGTGTGGACGGCCTCGACGAGCAGACCCAGAAGAAGGTCAACTTCTACACCCGCCAGTACATCGACGCACTGTCGCCGTCGAACTTCGCGATCACCAACCCGGAAGTCTTCCGCGAGACGGTCAAGAGCCACGGCCAGAACCTGCTCAAGGGCCTCAACAACCTGCTGCGCGACGTCGAGGAAGGCGGCGGCAACCTGCGCGTCAAGATGACCGACACCACGGCCTTCGAGCTGGGCAAGAACGTCGCCACCACGCCGGGCAAGGTCGTGTTCCAGACCGAGATGATGCAGCTGGTGCAGTACACCCCCAGCACCGACAAGGTGCTGAAGAAGCCGCTGCTGATCGTGCCGCCCTGGATCAACAAGTTCTACATCCTCGACCTGCGCGAGAAGAACTCCTACATCAAGTGGGCGGTTGACCAGGGCCACACCGTGTTCGTGATCTCCTGGGTCAACCCGGACGAGCGCCTGGCCGAGAAGAGCTTCGACGCCTACGTCAAGGAAGGCGTGATCGCCGCCCTCGACGCCATCGAGCAGCAGACCGGCGAGAAGGAAGTCAACGCCGCGGGCTACTGCCTGGGCGGCACCCTGCTCGCCACCACGCTGGCCTACCTCAGCGCCAAGCGCCAGAAGCGCATCGCCTCGGCGACCTTCTTCACCACCATGACCGACTTCACCGACCCGGGCGAACTCGGCGTGTTCATCGACGAAGGCCAAGTCACCAGCCTCGAGAAGAAGATGTTCGAGCGCGGCTACCTGGAGGGCTCGGAAATGGCCGGCACCTTCAACATGCTGCGCGCCAACGACCTGATCTGGTCCTTCGTGGTCAACAACTACCTGCTCGGCAAGGATCCGTTCCCGTTCGACCTGCTGTACTGGAACTCGGACTCGACCCGCATGCCGGCGGCGATGCACAGCTTCTACCTGCGCAAGATGTACATGGAGAACCGCCTGATCGAGCCGGGCGGCATCGAGATCGACGGCACGCCGATCGACCTCGGCAAGATCAAGGTGCCGTGCTACTTCATCTCCACGATCGAAGACCACATCGCGCCGTGGAAGAGCACCTACATGGGCGCCCGCCGCTTCGGCGGTCCGGTCCGTTTCGTGCTCGGCGGCTCCGGCCACATCGCCGGCATCGTCAACCCGCCCGCCGCCAACAAGTACGGCTACTGGCTCAACTCGGCCGCCAAGCTGGCGGAAACCGCCGACGCCTGGTTCGAAGGCAGCCAGCAGCACCCGGGCTCGTGGTGGACCGACTGGCAGTCCTGGGTCACCGCCCACGACAGCGAGCAGACCGACGCCCGCGACCCGGCCAAGGGCAAGCTGAAGGCGCTGGAAGACGCGCCGGGCAGCTTCGTCAAGCTCCGCATCGACGCCACCCAGCTCGCGGCCTGA
- a CDS encoding PIN domain-containing protein — MSEIFTPVSGTQIYDQRPALVLDTNTVLALWMFRDPALEKLRDWIEAGNCRLYSREDALEELRRVLAYRQFGLDLPCQEAIHCHYRSLLTPWAGPRGPSATDESACLPRCSDTDDQKFLEIAFEAEATHLLTRDKALLKLQRPVASRMRCSIMQPDSFKNGFHRHQNA, encoded by the coding sequence GTGTCGGAAATTTTTACACCCGTCAGCGGCACCCAAATCTACGACCAACGCCCTGCCCTCGTGCTGGACACCAACACCGTGCTCGCGCTGTGGATGTTCCGCGACCCCGCGCTGGAAAAGTTGCGCGACTGGATCGAGGCGGGGAATTGCCGGCTGTACAGCCGGGAGGACGCGCTGGAGGAGCTGCGGCGGGTGCTGGCGTATCGGCAGTTCGGGCTGGATTTGCCCTGCCAGGAAGCCATTCATTGCCACTACCGCTCGCTCCTGACCCCTTGGGCGGGTCCCCGGGGGCCAAGCGCCACGGATGAGTCCGCATGCCTGCCGCGCTGCAGCGACACGGACGATCAGAAATTCCTCGAAATCGCCTTCGAGGCGGAGGCGACCCATCTGCTGACCCGCGACAAGGCACTGCTGAAGCTCCAAAGGCCTGTCGCGAGCAGAATGAGATGCTCGATCATGCAGCCCGACAGCTTCAAAAATGGATTTCATCGGCACCAAAATGCATGA
- a CDS encoding cistern family PEP-CTERM protein, producing the protein MKRTTTAPKLLCAMLFAAFGAAGNANALVLSTSDTSESFSWTFTDAGYTMAGMGTMSIASLTSTTLTLNITLNDYSTFPSGGVPKDIRLTAFGFAIDPNTTGVTFSDDGDGGMIDAALASIPSLKTIEVCAYGGNNCPGGSNGGIWAGDEDTFTLTLTGTWGNSVTIDPIGFKYQTKIGSYEFVTTSGGPPTTGPVPEPGTITLLGLGLLGTLFYRRRTERRA; encoded by the coding sequence ATGAAACGGACCACCACTGCACCGAAACTTCTATGCGCCATGCTGTTTGCGGCGTTTGGAGCAGCCGGTAACGCGAATGCCCTCGTACTTTCTACGAGTGATACTAGTGAGTCTTTCTCTTGGACGTTTACCGATGCCGGTTACACGATGGCAGGCATGGGGACCATGTCGATCGCTAGCCTAACCAGCACTACTCTTACTCTCAACATCACACTCAATGACTACTCCACCTTCCCATCGGGCGGAGTGCCGAAGGACATCCGCCTTACCGCCTTTGGTTTTGCCATCGATCCGAACACGACAGGCGTTACATTCTCCGACGACGGCGACGGCGGCATGATTGATGCGGCCCTCGCCAGCATCCCGAGCCTCAAGACAATTGAGGTTTGCGCTTACGGTGGGAACAATTGCCCGGGCGGCTCCAATGGCGGGATTTGGGCTGGGGATGAAGACACCTTCACACTCACGCTTACTGGAACATGGGGTAACTCCGTCACCATCGATCCGATCGGATTCAAGTACCAAACCAAAATCGGGTCGTACGAATTTGTCACGACGAGCGGAGGCCCTCCGACCACGGGCCCGGTGCCTGAACCTGGTACGATTACGCTGCTGGGGTTGGGATTGCTCGGCACTCTGTTCTATCGCCGCCGCACCGAACGACGTGCATGA
- a CDS encoding IS630 family transposase, translating into MEKIDARKLPPEALEHIRRQAFVLRKQGYTWTHIAEVCGVHVGTVLKWARRAQADDLDAVIKGGQRGRRHGSGRTLTLVQEEQLRLKIIGSNPAQLQLEFALWNRRAVMLAIKQLFGIDMPIRTVGEYLRRWGFTPQRPVKRALEQDPARLKAWLEDEYPKIVARAKTEDAEIYWGDETAIRQDSHWVRGYSMAGLTPELRLPAGRHGSTSMISAITNQGLVRFSFFEGAIDAERFIVFLKDLIQDAQRKVFLIVDNLRVHRANRVREWAAENTEKIELFYLPPYAPELNPDEYLNRDLKTSIRSGPIARTAAALLEKARTCMERIAAMPDRVRSYFSHEYVRYAQ; encoded by the coding sequence ATGGAAAAGATCGATGCCCGCAAGCTTCCGCCCGAAGCCCTGGAACACATTCGTCGCCAAGCATTTGTACTGCGCAAGCAAGGCTACACATGGACGCACATTGCTGAAGTGTGTGGGGTTCATGTTGGGACCGTTCTGAAATGGGCGCGGCGCGCCCAAGCTGACGACCTCGACGCCGTCATCAAGGGCGGGCAACGTGGTCGGCGCCATGGCTCGGGACGAACTCTGACGCTGGTTCAAGAGGAGCAGCTGCGCTTGAAGATCATCGGCTCGAATCCCGCCCAGCTTCAGCTTGAGTTTGCGCTGTGGAATCGTCGCGCAGTGATGCTCGCCATCAAGCAGCTCTTTGGCATCGACATGCCCATTCGCACCGTCGGTGAGTACCTTCGGCGGTGGGGTTTCACGCCGCAGCGGCCGGTCAAGCGTGCGCTTGAGCAGGATCCGGCCCGGCTCAAGGCGTGGCTTGAGGACGAGTATCCGAAGATCGTTGCGCGCGCCAAGACTGAGGATGCCGAGATCTACTGGGGTGACGAGACCGCCATTCGCCAGGACTCGCACTGGGTGCGCGGCTACTCGATGGCGGGGCTGACGCCTGAGCTTCGACTGCCGGCCGGTCGCCACGGATCGACATCGATGATCTCGGCGATCACCAACCAAGGCTTGGTGCGCTTCTCGTTCTTCGAGGGCGCCATCGATGCCGAGCGCTTCATCGTGTTCTTGAAGGACCTGATTCAGGATGCGCAGCGTAAGGTGTTCCTGATCGTCGACAATTTGCGCGTGCACCGCGCCAACCGTGTCCGCGAGTGGGCTGCCGAAAACACCGAGAAGATCGAGCTGTTTTACCTGCCGCCGTATGCGCCGGAACTCAACCCCGACGAGTATCTGAACCGGGATCTGAAAACGTCGATACGCTCCGGGCCGATTGCCAGGACCGCCGCCGCACTTCTCGAGAAGGCGCGTACGTGCATGGAACGCATCGCTGCGATGCCGGATCGTGTGCGGTCGTATTTCAGCCATGAGTACGTTCGCTACGCTCAGTAA
- a CDS encoding isoprenylcysteine carboxylmethyltransferase family protein has product MKNAGTSNNAFRQRAVNCSASILLTLIAYLIYRFSPHTQSMRGVSWQQEGTFNGSAFLSAAFVAYCLALILFYLFERAPHESKSVAAIRGLFRTINKPRQVFKNGLPDAERLGVLSVLLKAFFAPLMLLSLFGWTNAMVMNGAHVFEHLPSLRVDFLSIFNTHGFWFLFQLIVFADITFFTIGYLVEHPRLKNQIRSVDRSWQGWAVTLACYPPINGITNWLLGGSATEFPQFDNPVVHVAVNMAVLVLMAIYAWASVALNLKASNLTHRGIIHHGPYRYIRHPAYVCKNAAWWLGSLPVIAAAWTVSWWSALVALAATAAWTGLYALRALTEEDHLRKVDGEYDAYCQKVRYRFIPGVL; this is encoded by the coding sequence ATGAAAAATGCAGGCACGAGCAACAATGCGTTCCGGCAGCGTGCTGTCAATTGCAGCGCTTCGATACTCCTGACGCTGATCGCTTACCTGATCTACAGGTTTTCACCCCATACGCAATCTATGAGGGGGGTGAGCTGGCAACAAGAAGGCACCTTCAACGGCTCAGCTTTTCTTTCTGCAGCCTTCGTCGCCTACTGTCTCGCCCTGATCCTGTTTTATCTCTTTGAACGCGCCCCCCATGAATCGAAGTCGGTCGCTGCCATCCGCGGCCTTTTCCGTACCATCAACAAACCGCGGCAGGTCTTCAAGAACGGCCTGCCCGATGCAGAGCGCCTGGGGGTGTTGTCTGTCTTGCTGAAGGCGTTCTTCGCCCCGCTAATGCTCCTGTCGCTGTTCGGCTGGACCAATGCGATGGTGATGAATGGCGCGCATGTCTTCGAGCACCTGCCTTCCCTGCGCGTCGACTTCCTGAGCATCTTCAACACGCATGGCTTCTGGTTCCTCTTCCAGCTCATCGTGTTCGCGGACATCACCTTCTTCACCATCGGCTACCTCGTGGAACATCCGCGGCTGAAGAACCAGATCCGCTCGGTGGACCGCAGCTGGCAGGGCTGGGCGGTCACGCTGGCCTGCTACCCGCCGATCAACGGCATCACCAACTGGCTGCTGGGCGGCAGCGCGACGGAGTTTCCGCAATTCGACAACCCGGTGGTTCACGTGGCAGTAAACATGGCAGTGCTGGTGCTGATGGCCATCTACGCCTGGGCATCGGTCGCCTTGAACCTCAAGGCCAGCAACCTGACTCATCGCGGCATCATCCACCACGGACCGTACCGCTACATCCGCCACCCTGCCTATGTCTGCAAGAACGCAGCATGGTGGCTGGGCAGCCTGCCGGTGATCGCCGCAGCGTGGACCGTATCCTGGTGGTCCGCCCTCGTGGCACTGGCCGCCACCGCGGCGTGGACTGGACTCTATGCCCTGCGCGCCCTCACCGAGGAAGACCACCTCAGGAAGGTGGACGGGGAATACGACGCCTACTGCCAAAAGGTGCGCTACCGGTTCATCCCGGGAGTGCTGTAG
- a CDS encoding S8 family serine peptidase, whose translation MSAPQHSISSFFHISHRIPALTCVAVALGALSLPAHAQVSQTESQWVPGRLLVQPRAGLPEAEFEKILKQHGGKQVGKIEGINVRVIQLPPQASEKAVEALLKKNKHLKFAERDMLIKPDATANDPYYGSAWHLSKIGVSSAWDVSTGRGATIAILDTGVDSNHPDLAGKMVSGWNCYDNSSNTADVHGHGTAVAGTAAAATNNALGVAAPAADALIMPMRITDTNGYGYWSAAAQCITWAADRGANVANISFGGVSGSSTVQSAAQYLKNKGGLTVVAAGNNSGEELIAANSTMISVSATDSNDVKASWSSYGKYVDIAAPGTNIWTTTRGGSYQKWQGTSFASPVVAGVVGLMKASNPALGAADIEKVLFSTAVDLGTTGWDAYYGNGRVDAAAAVKAVQTAQASDTTAPSVGISNPAAGSTVSGLVAVDVSAIDNVGVSRVELTVNGKSVGSDTTAPFGFSWDSTTVADGSATVTAYAYDAAGNYASKTVSVTVANSAEKTLSADTVAPVATISNPTGGSKVSGTVSVKGAGSDDAGVTLMRLYVNGKLVSSVNGASLSYSWNTRKVATGSHTLKLEATDAAGNVGSQSIQVTR comes from the coding sequence ATGAGCGCACCGCAGCACAGTATTTCTTCCTTCTTCCATATCTCGCACCGCATTCCGGCGCTGACCTGCGTCGCCGTGGCCCTGGGGGCGCTGTCCCTGCCGGCGCACGCACAGGTGTCGCAAACCGAGTCGCAGTGGGTGCCCGGCCGTCTTCTGGTGCAGCCGCGTGCCGGCCTGCCGGAGGCGGAGTTCGAGAAGATCCTCAAGCAGCACGGCGGCAAGCAGGTCGGAAAGATCGAGGGGATCAACGTGCGTGTGATCCAGCTCCCGCCGCAGGCCTCCGAGAAGGCGGTGGAAGCGCTGCTGAAGAAGAACAAGCACCTGAAGTTCGCCGAGCGCGACATGCTGATCAAGCCCGATGCGACGGCGAACGATCCCTACTATGGCAGCGCCTGGCACCTGAGCAAGATCGGCGTGTCGTCGGCCTGGGACGTGTCGACCGGTCGCGGCGCCACGATCGCGATCCTCGACACCGGCGTGGATTCGAACCATCCGGACCTGGCCGGCAAGATGGTGTCGGGCTGGAACTGCTACGACAACAGCTCCAATACTGCGGACGTGCATGGTCACGGCACGGCGGTTGCGGGTACCGCTGCAGCGGCGACCAACAACGCGCTCGGTGTCGCTGCGCCCGCGGCAGACGCGTTGATCATGCCGATGCGGATCACCGACACCAACGGGTATGGCTACTGGAGTGCGGCTGCGCAGTGCATCACCTGGGCGGCTGACCGTGGGGCGAATGTCGCGAACATCAGCTTTGGTGGCGTGTCGGGCAGTTCCACGGTGCAGAGCGCGGCGCAGTACCTGAAGAACAAGGGTGGTCTGACCGTGGTGGCTGCGGGCAACAACAGCGGCGAGGAGCTGATCGCCGCCAACAGCACGATGATCAGCGTGTCGGCGACCGACAGCAACGACGTGAAGGCGTCGTGGTCGAGCTACGGCAAGTACGTCGACATCGCGGCGCCGGGCACCAACATCTGGACGACGACCCGCGGCGGCTCCTATCAGAAGTGGCAGGGCACCTCGTTCGCCAGTCCGGTCGTGGCGGGCGTCGTCGGCCTGATGAAGGCGTCCAACCCGGCCTTGGGCGCAGCGGACATCGAGAAGGTGCTGTTCTCGACTGCGGTGGATCTGGGGACCACGGGTTGGGACGCCTACTACGGCAACGGCCGGGTCGATGCGGCTGCGGCGGTCAAGGCGGTGCAGACGGCGCAGGCGAGCGACACCACGGCACCGAGCGTCGGCATCAGCAACCCCGCGGCTGGCAGCACGGTGAGTGGCTTGGTGGCGGTCGATGTGTCGGCCATCGACAACGTCGGCGTGAGCCGTGTTGAGCTGACGGTCAACGGCAAGAGCGTGGGGAGCGATACGACCGCGCCGTTCGGGTTCAGCTGGGACAGCACCACGGTGGCCGATGGTTCGGCGACCGTGACCGCGTACGCGTATGACGCTGCAGGCAACTACGCGAGCAAGACGGTCTCGGTGACGGTGGCGAACAGCGCCGAGAAGACGCTTTCGGCTGATACGGTGGCGCCTGTGGCGACGATCAGCAATCCGACTGGTGGCAGCAAGGTCAGCGGTACCGTGAGTGTGAAGGGCGCGGGTTCTGATGATGCCGGCGTGACCCTGATGCGCCTGTACGTCAACGGCAAGCTCGTCAGCAGCGTCAACGGCGCAAGCCTTTCGTACTCGTGGAACACGCGCAAGGTCGCCACGGGTAGCCATACCCTGAAGCTCGAGGCGACCGATGCTGCGGGGAATGTCGGCAGCCAGAGCATTCAGGTTACGCGCTGA
- a CDS encoding S8 family serine peptidase produces MNIPATLHKPVLASLAVALGATFLPAQVSAADEAQWVPGRLLVQPRAGLPEAEFEKIVKQHGGKQVGKIEGIDVRVIQLPPQASEKAVEALLKKNKHLKFAERDMLIKPDATANDPYYGSAWHLSKIGVSSAWDVSTGRGATIAILDSGVDASHPDLAGKLVSGWNCYDNNSNTADVYGHGTAVAGTAAAATNNALGVAALAGEAMIMPMRITNLSGYGSWSAAAQCLTWAADRGANVANISFGGVSGSSTVQSAAQYLKNKGGLTVVAAGNSSGEELIAASSTMISVSATDSNDVKASWSSYGKYVDIAAPGTYIWTTTRGGSYQKWQGTSFASPVVAGVVALMKAANPALGAADLEKVLFSTVVDLGTTGWDAYYGHGRVNAAAAVKAVQTAKTSDTTAPSVGIGNPTAGSTVSGLVAVNVSATDNMGVSRVDLLVNGSKIASDTTAPYAFSWDSTKVADGSATLTAYAYDAAGNYASKSVSVTVANATAQKTQTTTDTLAPVATISNPAASSKVSGQVTVQGKATDDVGVRQMRLSIDGKLVASATSGSLSYRWNTNKLAAGSHTILLEAFDAAGNRGSKSITVTK; encoded by the coding sequence ATGAATATTCCCGCAACCCTTCACAAACCCGTCCTCGCTTCGCTTGCCGTCGCCCTCGGTGCGACCTTCCTTCCCGCTCAGGTGTCTGCCGCTGATGAAGCGCAGTGGGTGCCTGGCCGCCTTCTGGTGCAGCCGCGTGCCGGCCTGCCGGAGGCGGAGTTCGAGAAGATCGTCAAGCAGCACGGCGGCAAGCAGGTCGGGAAGATCGAAGGGATCGACGTGCGGGTGATCCAGCTCCCGCCGCAGGCCTCCGAGAAGGCGGTGGAAGCGCTGCTGAAGAAGAACAAGCACCTGAAGTTCGCCGAGCGCGACATGCTGATCAAGCCCGATGCGACGGCGAACGATCCCTACTATGGCAGCGCCTGGCACCTGAGCAAGATCGGCGTGTCGTCGGCCTGGGACGTGTCGACCGGTCGCGGCGCGACGATCGCCATCCTCGATTCGGGCGTGGATGCAAGCCACCCGGACCTCGCCGGCAAGCTGGTGTCGGGCTGGAACTGCTACGACAACAACTCGAATACGGCCGACGTGTATGGCCATGGCACCGCGGTGGCGGGTACGGCTGCGGCGGCGACCAACAACGCGCTCGGCGTTGCCGCGCTGGCGGGTGAGGCGATGATCATGCCGATGCGCATCACCAACCTGAGCGGCTATGGGTCGTGGAGCGCGGCCGCGCAGTGCCTGACGTGGGCGGCCGATCGCGGCGCGAACGTCGCGAACATCAGCTTCGGTGGCGTGTCGGGCAGCTCCACGGTGCAGAGCGCGGCCCAGTACCTGAAGAACAAGGGCGGTCTGACCGTCGTGGCCGCAGGCAACAGCAGTGGCGAGGAACTGATCGCCGCCAGCAGCACGATGATCAGCGTGTCGGCGACCGACAGCAACGACGTGAAGGCGTCGTGGTCGAGCTACGGCAAGTACGTCGACATCGCGGCCCCGGGCACCTACATCTGGACCACGACCCGTGGTGGCTCCTATCAGAAGTGGCAGGGCACCTCGTTCGCCAGTCCCGTCGTCGCGGGCGTCGTCGCTCTGATGAAGGCGGCCAACCCGGCGCTGGGCGCGGCCGACCTCGAGAAGGTGCTGTTCTCGACCGTGGTGGATCTGGGTACGACGGGCTGGGATGCCTACTACGGCCATGGGCGGGTCAACGCGGCTGCCGCGGTCAAGGCGGTGCAGACGGCGAAGACCAGCGACACCACGGCGCCGAGCGTCGGCATCGGCAACCCGACGGCGGGCAGCACGGTCAGCGGCCTGGTGGCGGTGAATGTGTCGGCCACCGACAACATGGGGGTGAGCCGCGTGGATCTGCTGGTCAACGGCAGCAAGATCGCGAGCGACACGACCGCGCCGTATGCCTTCAGCTGGGACAGCACGAAGGTGGCCGATGGCTCGGCCACGCTCACGGCCTACGCGTACGACGCGGCCGGCAACTACGCGTCGAAGTCGGTGAGCGTCACGGTCGCCAACGCGACGGCACAGAAAACGCAGACGACGACCGATACGCTGGCCCCGGTGGCCACGATCAGCAATCCGGCGGCCTCGAGCAAGGTGAGCGGGCAGGTGACCGTGCAGGGCAAGGCGACCGACGATGTGGGGGTCCGTCAGATGCGCCTCTCCATCGACGGCAAACTCGTTGCCAGCGCCACCTCGGGCAGCCTGAGCTACCGCTGGAACACCAACAAGCTGGCAGCCGGTTCGCACACGATCCTGCTCGAAGCGTTCGACGCGGCTGGCAACAGGGGTAGCAAGAGCATCACGGTTACCAAGTGA